One genomic region from Microthrixaceae bacterium encodes:
- a CDS encoding nuclear transport factor 2 family protein — protein MQNSSPTDGSRSDLDPDLAETVAYCAIERLQRRYGDAVTRQAWDEVAACFDPEATVTVDLIDRSPLRRRHQRGVRNSPAVTIPAVADQEPIRNRSGTDQEPIFPPPILRITTVAGRGRPSGS, from the coding sequence ATGCAGAACAGCTCCCCCACCGACGGCTCCCGCAGCGACCTCGACCCCGACCTCGCCGAAACCGTTGCGTACTGCGCGATCGAGCGGCTGCAACGCCGCTACGGCGACGCCGTCACCCGCCAGGCATGGGACGAGGTCGCTGCCTGCTTCGACCCCGAGGCCACCGTGACGGTCGACCTCATCGATCGCTCGCCGCTTCGACGACGGCACCAGCGAGGTGTTCGCAATTCCCCGGCAGTAACGATTCCTGCCGTGGCCGATCAGGAACCGATCAGGAACCGATCAGGAACCGATCAGGAGCCGATCTTTCCGCCGCCGATCTTGCGGATCACAACCGTCGCCGGGCGCGGCCGGCCGTCGGGGTCGTAG
- a CDS encoding alpha-ketoglutarate-dependent dioxygenase AlkB yields MTNRAPLTIDRHAVVERLWLDETSWVDVVRRFVREPATLTASLLDDVVWRPDEQFRYEVTITSPRLIATPRGESLPAAVRQIELHLAATYRRRFSGPALIQYRTGRDSVAFHRDREMRWLDDTLIAIVSLGATRPFAFRPVHSRRDDDTHDHRIDLNSGDLIVMGGRAQQDWLHAVPKCDASEPRVSMTWRWTSRGGRPDSSAPYRGARHFGDSGRVGPQRRN; encoded by the coding sequence ATGACCAACCGGGCGCCTCTCACCATCGACCGCCACGCTGTGGTCGAGCGTCTATGGCTCGACGAGACCAGTTGGGTCGACGTCGTGCGCCGCTTCGTGCGCGAACCAGCGACCCTCACCGCCTCGCTGCTCGACGACGTCGTGTGGCGCCCCGACGAACAGTTCCGCTACGAGGTCACGATCACCTCGCCACGCCTCATCGCCACCCCTCGCGGCGAATCGCTTCCCGCTGCGGTGCGCCAGATCGAACTGCACCTTGCGGCGACGTATCGGCGGCGATTCAGCGGCCCGGCGTTGATCCAGTATCGAACCGGCCGCGACTCGGTCGCCTTTCACCGCGACCGCGAGATGCGCTGGTTGGACGACACCCTCATCGCCATCGTGTCCCTCGGAGCCACCCGACCGTTCGCCTTCCGGCCGGTCCATTCCCGCCGCGACGACGACACACACGACCACCGCATCGACCTCAACTCCGGCGACCTCATCGTGATGGGAGGTCGGGCCCAACAGGACTGGCTCCACGCCGTTCCAAAGTGCGACGCAAGCGAGCCGCGGGTCTCGATGACCTGGCGTTGGACCTCGCGGGGCGGTCGACCCGACTCGAGCGCGCCGTATCGGGGTGCCCGGCACTTCGGCGATTCGGGCAGGGTCGGCCCGCAGCGACGAAACTGA
- a CDS encoding MerR family transcriptional regulator, with the protein MASRRSASKSDPSMAHLELVAETAESEQRSAGPAQGADASDGQLSVESSDGWLTIEELSERTGVAPRTIRFYQAERLLQKPERDRSDGRVARYGPAHLERLVLIGELRDRGLKLPGIRALIEEGDVSERVADWLGLDTQLRGSWTGIEPRIIGNKELKEALDGMPAGSRGALEDGRLIVRQGDSWLLPNPALYDLTLRLIASGVPGDSVLEAGEILRGALAVAAKELIELFVTMVTHGYGRGIDPATLVNAFKPSAGDGARIIFEQQLEHAIDDLLNDTKRISSLRSSAERN; encoded by the coding sequence ATGGCCTCCCGTCGATCAGCCTCCAAGTCCGACCCGTCGATGGCGCACCTCGAACTGGTGGCAGAGACCGCCGAGTCCGAGCAGCGGTCGGCCGGTCCGGCGCAAGGAGCCGACGCATCCGACGGCCAGTTGTCGGTCGAGTCGAGCGACGGGTGGCTCACGATCGAGGAGCTCTCCGAACGCACCGGCGTCGCGCCCCGAACGATCCGCTTCTACCAGGCGGAGCGGTTGCTCCAAAAGCCCGAACGAGACCGGTCAGATGGGCGTGTTGCCCGCTATGGGCCGGCTCACCTCGAACGCCTGGTCCTCATCGGCGAACTGCGCGATCGTGGGCTGAAACTGCCGGGAATCCGCGCGCTCATCGAGGAGGGCGACGTGTCCGAGCGGGTCGCGGATTGGCTCGGACTCGACACGCAGCTGCGCGGATCGTGGACCGGGATCGAGCCGCGCATCATCGGCAACAAGGAACTCAAAGAAGCGCTCGACGGCATGCCGGCGGGCAGCCGTGGTGCGCTGGAGGACGGCCGTCTCATCGTGCGTCAGGGCGACTCGTGGCTCCTGCCGAACCCCGCGTTGTACGACCTGACCCTGCGCCTCATCGCGTCGGGCGTTCCCGGCGACAGCGTGCTGGAGGCGGGCGAGATTCTCCGGGGCGCGCTGGCCGTGGCGGCAAAGGAACTGATCGAGTTGTTCGTCACGATGGTCACCCACGGGTACGGCCGCGGGATCGATCCGGCGACGTTGGTCAACGCCTTCAAACCTTCCGCTGGAGATGGTGCGCGCATCATTTTCGAACAGCAACTCGAGCATGCGATCGATGACCTGCTGAACGACACGAAGCGGATCTCCAGCCTGCGATCGAGCGCCGAGCGCAACTGA
- a CDS encoding DUF1214 domain-containing protein produces MSLSPKPAARTVEAVDELLAEMAGLRARMAEHPDLADELSQLEVNRWIFSITQVALDCFVWADVDAPRFVDIVGTTKKWGGDNADAFYQHAPIGPGRRYRVSGWRGDAAYMSLTVYAGPDDGHYSERIVGTVNDEQLAFDEEGRFSFWVAPEPLDDGPGIITDAESVVALTRDYLADPVAGRRCTWRIECIDDAPPYEFTDDDLARRFRAALTWVRDQAAIVPVGDMDSVNAVADPYPVPTATFGWAAGDAAYAMGSFELAEGEQLVIRGRSPKCRFWNLVLWNPLLHTYNYDRDRVTINGAQVRYEPDGSFEIVVAASDPGHPNWVSTQGHRRGRIWLRWFLPEHTPEPLTTSVEPIGAGPVGAGSIGGGR; encoded by the coding sequence ATGTCGCTGTCACCGAAGCCTGCCGCTCGTACCGTCGAGGCGGTCGATGAACTCCTGGCGGAAATGGCTGGGTTGCGCGCCAGGATGGCCGAACATCCGGACCTGGCTGACGAGTTGTCCCAACTCGAGGTCAACCGGTGGATCTTCTCGATCACCCAGGTGGCGCTCGACTGCTTCGTCTGGGCCGACGTCGACGCCCCACGCTTCGTCGACATCGTGGGAACCACAAAGAAGTGGGGCGGCGACAACGCCGATGCCTTCTACCAACACGCCCCGATCGGGCCCGGCCGCCGTTACCGCGTGAGTGGCTGGCGCGGCGACGCGGCGTACATGTCGCTCACCGTCTATGCCGGACCCGACGACGGTCACTACTCCGAACGCATCGTCGGCACCGTCAACGACGAGCAGCTCGCCTTCGACGAGGAGGGCCGCTTTTCGTTCTGGGTGGCGCCCGAACCCCTCGACGACGGGCCGGGCATCATCACCGACGCCGAGTCGGTGGTGGCCCTCACCCGTGACTACCTGGCCGACCCGGTCGCAGGCCGCCGCTGCACCTGGCGCATCGAATGCATTGACGACGCGCCACCATACGAGTTCACCGACGACGATCTCGCGCGCCGTTTCCGCGCTGCGCTCACCTGGGTGCGAGACCAGGCGGCGATTGTGCCGGTCGGCGATATGGACAGCGTGAACGCGGTCGCCGACCCGTACCCGGTTCCCACGGCGACCTTTGGATGGGCTGCGGGGGATGCCGCCTACGCCATGGGATCCTTCGAGCTGGCCGAGGGCGAGCAACTCGTCATCCGGGGACGTTCCCCGAAGTGCCGATTCTGGAATCTCGTGCTGTGGAACCCGCTGTTGCACACCTACAACTACGACCGCGATCGCGTCACGATCAACGGTGCGCAGGTGCGCTACGAACCGGATGGCAGCTTCGAAATCGTGGTCGCCGCGAGCGATCCAGGTCACCCGAACTGGGTGTCGACCCAGGGGCATCGGAGGGGGAGGATCTGGCTTCGGTGGTTCCTGCCCGAACACACACCCGAACCGTTGACGACCTCGGTCGAACCGATCGGAGCCGGGCCGGTCGGAGCCGGGTCGATCGGAGGCGGGCGATGA
- a CDS encoding iron-sulfur cluster-binding domain-containing protein, whose translation MSALTIPRRLPRHLPRPIRRIAEALTSPHSLDDFTSAFNPRWTGSLTGTITSISPLTPNAAQITISVPRSWPGHHAGQYVSVGVEIDGRRQQRTYSITGPSSRPGAGTITLGVQRVEGGLVSNHLIDAARPSTLVHLGTPTGEFVLPDRGSPADESNTTPLLLLGAGSGMTPIRSIIAELEVRHDRGEAVPDVVALSFAPDASSRMFHHDLVAAAQHPWLRVEFVDTRSGGAASATTRLSPALLDEHCADWSQRRVYACGPEGFLDAATDAFAARGIVGDALDEQLVIERFTRVLPPRDGHAETASVVVELADSATRLELRTDTPLLDSIEAAGQLAPSGCRNGICHTCSTEVIDGCALNLRDGRIVEAGQHVQLCISAPLTDLTLAL comes from the coding sequence GTGTCAGCTCTCACCATCCCCCGCCGACTGCCTCGCCATCTTCCCCGCCCCATCCGGCGCATCGCCGAGGCCCTCACCTCTCCCCACTCACTCGACGACTTCACCTCGGCGTTCAATCCGCGCTGGACCGGTTCTCTCACCGGCACCATCACCTCCATCTCGCCGCTCACACCGAACGCAGCTCAGATCACGATCTCGGTGCCCCGCTCCTGGCCGGGCCACCATGCCGGCCAATACGTCAGTGTCGGTGTCGAAATCGACGGCCGGCGACAGCAGCGCACCTACTCCATCACCGGACCGTCGAGCCGACCCGGAGCCGGGACGATCACGCTTGGGGTTCAGCGGGTCGAGGGTGGCTTGGTGTCGAATCACCTCATCGATGCGGCCCGGCCGTCGACCCTCGTTCACCTCGGCACGCCGACCGGCGAATTCGTCCTACCCGACCGAGGGTCGCCCGCCGACGAATCCAACACGACTCCGCTGCTCCTGCTCGGTGCCGGAAGCGGGATGACCCCGATCCGCAGCATCATCGCCGAACTCGAGGTTCGCCACGATCGAGGCGAAGCCGTCCCCGACGTCGTGGCGTTGTCGTTCGCACCCGATGCCTCCTCGAGGATGTTCCACCACGACCTGGTCGCCGCTGCACAGCACCCGTGGCTGCGTGTCGAATTCGTCGACACCCGTTCCGGCGGCGCAGCGTCGGCGACCACCCGCCTCAGCCCGGCGCTGCTCGACGAGCACTGCGCCGACTGGAGCCAACGTCGGGTGTATGCGTGCGGCCCGGAGGGGTTCCTCGACGCCGCAACCGACGCCTTCGCAGCGCGGGGCATCGTCGGCGACGCGCTCGACGAGCAACTCGTGATCGAGCGCTTCACCCGCGTCCTGCCGCCGCGCGACGGCCACGCCGAGACGGCGTCGGTCGTCGTCGAACTCGCCGACTCAGCGACACGTCTCGAACTGCGCACCGACACACCGTTGCTCGACAGCATCGAGGCAGCGGGGCAGCTCGCACCCTCGGGGTGTCGAAACGGCATCTGCCACACGTGTTCGACCGAGGTGATCGACGGCTGCGCGCTCAACCTGCGCGACGGACGAATCGTCGAGGCCGGCCAGCACGTTCAGTTGTGCATCTCCGCTCCGCTCACCGACCTCACGCTCGCGCTGTAA
- a CDS encoding sulfotransferase, with protein sequence MSAANDLNTPEPVRIDDYAAPRFPPEVAEAIEGAKALDDLLDYSVEGVVAQARGELQAAGIAEPDAGPDDYLGRMQLLFNAFWEHPRLSHMGRISLHTMFVQMTRNRMLLEDLLARHPEIHDIEIDRPIVIAGLPRTGTTHLQQLLAADPHLRSLPYWESLEPIPMPTDVARADGRDGRWDRTNAACEFMDLAMPYFKRMHEMSADHVHEEIQLLAVDFSSMFFEPLAPIPRWRDDFLARDQTPHYEYMKTVLKAMSFLRGGSKRWMLKSPQHLEQFVALRNVFGDATVVVTHRDPVAVTVSMATMAAYAARMQMDPVDPVEIGDYWSDRVTRMLGAAVRDRDVLAAERSIDVRFDDFMADQWGILEAIYQVADQPRSPETVAAQRAYLDSHGRARHGSVIYEADTLGIDPDALRGSFADYTARFLA encoded by the coding sequence ATGAGCGCTGCCAACGACCTGAATACGCCCGAGCCCGTGCGCATCGACGATTACGCAGCACCGCGGTTTCCGCCCGAGGTCGCCGAGGCGATCGAGGGAGCCAAGGCGCTCGACGACCTCCTCGACTACAGCGTGGAGGGGGTGGTCGCCCAGGCGAGAGGGGAGCTTCAGGCGGCGGGGATCGCCGAACCCGACGCGGGCCCCGACGACTACCTGGGGAGGATGCAACTGCTCTTCAACGCCTTCTGGGAGCATCCGCGACTCAGCCACATGGGGCGCATCTCGCTGCACACCATGTTCGTGCAGATGACCCGTAACCGGATGCTGCTGGAAGATTTGCTAGCCCGCCATCCCGAGATCCACGACATCGAGATCGACCGGCCCATCGTCATCGCCGGGCTACCCCGCACCGGCACGACCCATCTGCAACAGCTTCTCGCCGCGGATCCCCACCTGCGGTCGTTGCCGTACTGGGAGTCGCTCGAGCCGATCCCGATGCCGACCGACGTCGCCCGCGCCGACGGACGAGATGGGCGCTGGGATCGCACCAACGCCGCGTGCGAGTTCATGGACCTCGCCATGCCGTATTTCAAACGTATGCACGAAATGAGCGCCGACCACGTGCACGAGGAGATTCAGCTCCTCGCCGTCGACTTCAGCTCGATGTTCTTCGAACCGCTCGCACCCATCCCGCGGTGGCGCGACGACTTCCTCGCCCGCGATCAGACGCCGCATTATGAGTACATGAAGACGGTGTTGAAGGCGATGTCGTTCCTTCGCGGCGGATCGAAACGGTGGATGTTGAAATCGCCCCAGCACCTCGAACAATTCGTGGCGCTGCGCAACGTGTTCGGCGACGCCACCGTTGTGGTGACTCACCGCGATCCGGTGGCCGTGACCGTGTCGATGGCGACCATGGCCGCGTACGCCGCCCGGATGCAGATGGATCCCGTCGACCCCGTCGAGATCGGCGACTACTGGTCCGACCGAGTCACCCGAATGCTCGGTGCCGCCGTGCGCGACCGCGACGTGTTGGCGGCCGAACGCAGCATCGACGTGCGTTTCGACGACTTCATGGCCGACCAGTGGGGCATCCTCGAGGCGATCTACCAGGTCGCCGATCAGCCTCGCTCGCCCGAGACGGTCGCCGCGCAGCGCGCCTACCTCGACAGCCACGGGCGGGCACGGCACGGTTCGGTGATCTACGAGGCGGACACGCTGGGGATCGACCCCGACGCGCTGCGAGGCAGCTTCGCCGACTACACGGCCAGGTTTCTCGCGTAG
- a CDS encoding NAD(P)/FAD-dependent oxidoreductase has translation MTSVSHTRDLLVIGGGPGGSAAAIRAARAGAKVTLFEKGAPGRDKICGDGLTPRAIRALLELDIDLTGIHRTRGLRMKAFGNARELDWPGGAFPDWGAVWPRRRLDTHLVEVAEEAGAEVLWSHVATPIMDGNRVVGVEANGGRWHAPMTIVATGAPNAVTKGLGADRNPDEPFGLAIRTYAATPRDTDAFLEADLTLRDDNGAPIPGYGWMFPVGDGTVNIGVGALSTMKGFKKLNLNKLQDIYRASVAEEWELGPDLERPRAWRLPMSVTKTHGPGWVVVGDAAGLVNPMNGEGIDYGLESGILAADLALDDPLYAPARYARGVRARYEPFMDMGRRFSFLVGHPWILRTGLRFAASTDAISKITLEVMANLVEADSPGASGWTYRTAGRLFDVADPLLRATRAER, from the coding sequence GTGACGTCTGTGAGCCACACCCGCGACCTGCTCGTCATCGGCGGAGGCCCCGGTGGATCGGCAGCAGCAATCCGCGCCGCACGAGCGGGCGCGAAGGTCACGCTGTTCGAAAAGGGCGCTCCGGGGCGCGACAAGATCTGCGGCGACGGCCTGACGCCCCGCGCCATTCGAGCGCTGCTCGAACTCGACATCGACCTGACCGGAATCCATCGCACCCGTGGCCTTCGGATGAAGGCGTTCGGCAACGCCCGTGAGCTCGACTGGCCTGGGGGCGCCTTCCCCGACTGGGGGGCCGTGTGGCCGCGGCGTCGTCTCGACACCCACCTGGTCGAGGTTGCTGAAGAAGCCGGGGCCGAGGTGTTGTGGAGTCACGTGGCGACCCCGATCATGGACGGGAACCGGGTGGTCGGGGTCGAGGCCAACGGTGGTCGCTGGCATGCCCCGATGACGATCGTGGCGACGGGAGCACCGAACGCCGTGACCAAGGGTTTGGGGGCCGATCGCAATCCCGACGAACCCTTCGGCCTGGCGATTCGCACCTACGCGGCGACGCCTCGCGACACCGACGCGTTCCTCGAAGCCGACCTGACCCTGCGCGACGACAACGGCGCCCCGATCCCGGGCTACGGCTGGATGTTCCCGGTCGGCGACGGCACCGTGAACATCGGTGTGGGTGCCCTGTCGACCATGAAGGGGTTCAAGAAGCTGAACCTCAACAAGCTCCAGGACATCTACCGCGCCAGCGTCGCCGAGGAGTGGGAACTCGGACCGGATCTCGAACGGCCCCGCGCCTGGCGGCTTCCGATGAGCGTCACGAAGACGCACGGTCCAGGGTGGGTCGTGGTCGGCGACGCGGCTGGCCTGGTCAACCCGATGAACGGCGAGGGAATCGACTACGGCCTCGAATCGGGAATCCTCGCCGCGGATCTGGCCCTCGACGACCCGCTGTATGCCCCCGCGCGGTACGCCCGCGGGGTGCGTGCGCGCTACGAGCCGTTCATGGACATGGGTCGTCGCTTCTCGTTCCTGGTGGGGCACCCGTGGATCCTGCGCACCGGCCTTCGTTTCGCCGCGTCGACCGATGCCATCTCCAAGATCACCCTCGAGGTGATGGCGAATCTGGTCGAGGCCGACTCACCGGGTGCGAGCGGCTGGACCTACCGGACCGCGGGCCGGTTGTTCGACGTCGCCGACCCGCTACTTCGCGCCACCCGAGCTGAACGCTGA
- a CDS encoding oxygenase MpaB family protein, which yields MFQPEPRSIGPNSLLWRYAGDQRLGFVGLATGILQLMHPGIGAGVAQHSAFFTEPWDRIQRSMPLILGVIYNEDAENTGNSVREFHRGIKGKTEHGEAYSALRPETFWWAHATFQWAVFQLIDRFDNHRLTDAERESLYLDGIEWYRRYGMGMDPVPPTYAEFVDKWEYYCREVLELNVASSRSLDMALHEKVSDMPGLPGWSNPLQREVLTPLLRLTAIGGLPRTVRKRFDLPWGRHEELQMKGLELWVRQNWRFVPRHLRYAPTALAGKDRVRNERRSLAHAS from the coding sequence ATGTTCCAGCCTGAACCCCGGTCGATCGGACCAAACTCGCTCCTGTGGCGCTATGCGGGCGACCAACGACTCGGATTCGTCGGCCTCGCCACCGGCATCTTGCAGCTCATGCACCCCGGCATCGGTGCGGGAGTCGCCCAGCACTCGGCGTTCTTCACCGAGCCGTGGGACCGAATTCAACGATCGATGCCGCTCATCCTCGGCGTCATCTATAACGAGGATGCGGAGAACACCGGCAACTCCGTGCGCGAGTTTCATCGGGGCATCAAGGGAAAGACCGAGCACGGCGAGGCCTACAGCGCACTACGCCCCGAGACCTTCTGGTGGGCACATGCCACCTTCCAATGGGCGGTGTTCCAACTCATCGACCGATTCGACAACCACCGCCTCACCGACGCCGAACGAGAGTCGCTCTACCTCGATGGCATCGAGTGGTACCGGCGCTACGGCATGGGCATGGACCCGGTGCCGCCGACCTATGCCGAGTTCGTGGACAAGTGGGAGTACTACTGCCGCGAGGTCCTCGAGTTGAACGTGGCCTCGAGTCGTTCCCTCGACATGGCCCTTCACGAAAAGGTGTCCGATATGCCCGGACTACCCGGCTGGAGCAACCCGTTACAACGCGAGGTTCTGACACCGCTGCTTCGCCTGACGGCCATCGGCGGACTCCCTCGTACCGTCCGCAAACGATTCGACCTGCCGTGGGGTCGCCACGAGGAACTCCAGATGAAGGGGCTTGAGCTGTGGGTGCGCCAGAACTGGCGCTTCGTCCCCCGACATCTCCGGTACGCCCCGACCGCGTTGGCGGGCAAGGATCGCGTCCGGAACGAACGTCGGAGTCTGGCCCATGCGTCGTAG
- a CDS encoding heme-binding beta-barrel domain-containing protein, protein MSEWGPLAALVGDWEGTGGLDTAFSHSEEQVINTPYFEKVEMKPFGPVANGDQQLWGLDYHSAMWRESEDIPFHTEVGYWLYDPATGEILRGFVVPRGITVLAGGQADADAKQFTMSARAGDPLYPIGENRYLAERASTRLYTVTVTLNDDDTWSYAETTLLQMTEIPGELAHNDANTLHRRN, encoded by the coding sequence ATGAGCGAATGGGGCCCATTGGCCGCGTTGGTCGGCGACTGGGAGGGAACCGGTGGACTCGACACCGCCTTCTCGCACAGCGAGGAACAGGTGATCAACACGCCGTATTTCGAGAAGGTCGAGATGAAGCCGTTCGGGCCCGTGGCCAACGGCGATCAGCAACTGTGGGGCCTCGATTATCACTCGGCCATGTGGCGGGAGAGCGAAGACATTCCGTTTCACACCGAGGTCGGTTACTGGCTGTACGACCCGGCGACCGGTGAGATCCTGCGCGGATTCGTCGTGCCCCGCGGAATCACGGTACTCGCAGGCGGCCAGGCCGATGCCGACGCCAAGCAGTTCACGATGTCCGCACGCGCCGGCGATCCGCTCTACCCGATCGGCGAGAACCGCTACCTCGCCGAACGCGCCTCGACCCGGCTGTACACGGTCACCGTCACGCTGAACGACGATGACACCTGGTCCTACGCCGAAACGACCCTGTTGCAGATGACGGAGATTCCGGGCGAACTGGCGCACAACGACGCGAACACCCTGCATCGACGCAACTGA
- a CDS encoding acyl-CoA desaturase, with the protein MTIVAPDLDQLTSHEPVGLATHTVEPAAQHPGIAPYGDTELSEKQLGELAAELDALRDELLADIGQRDADYIRRIVKVQKSLEVGGRASLMAGVLPPMWVAGVAMLAASKILENMEIGHNVMHGQYDWMRDPHLHSSTYEWDNVCPSSQWKHYHNAVHHQWTNVRGLDDDLGYGVFRVDPTRKWSPAHAAQPLIFVALAALFQYGVGYQDSYAGRPEGQRADWAWRKPKLMETARKIRRQWLKDYVAFPALAAPLGAPSAVAVLSGNAAANLIRNVWSFSVIFCGHFPDGVAIFDKADAIDESRGHWYLRQITGSANFTGGRLMDIMSGNLNHQVEHHVFPDIPANRYAEVAPKLREICGRYGLRYNTGSMPKQFATVVKKICRLALPG; encoded by the coding sequence ATGACCATCGTCGCCCCCGACCTCGACCAGCTCACGTCGCACGAGCCGGTCGGCCTCGCCACCCACACCGTCGAACCCGCCGCCCAACACCCGGGCATCGCCCCCTACGGCGACACCGAGCTGAGCGAGAAGCAACTCGGTGAGCTCGCCGCTGAACTCGACGCGTTGCGCGACGAATTGCTCGCCGATATCGGCCAACGAGACGCCGACTACATCCGTCGAATCGTCAAGGTGCAAAAGTCCCTCGAAGTCGGTGGGCGCGCCTCGCTGATGGCGGGAGTGCTGCCGCCGATGTGGGTGGCCGGTGTCGCGATGCTCGCGGCGTCGAAGATCCTCGAGAACATGGAAATCGGCCACAACGTCATGCACGGCCAGTACGACTGGATGCGAGACCCGCACCTGCACTCAAGCACCTACGAGTGGGACAACGTGTGCCCTTCCTCGCAGTGGAAGCACTACCACAACGCCGTTCACCACCAATGGACCAACGTGCGCGGCCTCGACGACGACCTGGGCTACGGCGTGTTTCGCGTCGACCCCACACGAAAGTGGAGCCCCGCTCACGCCGCCCAGCCGCTGATCTTCGTCGCGCTCGCGGCGCTGTTCCAATACGGCGTCGGATACCAGGACTCCTATGCCGGGCGTCCCGAGGGCCAACGCGCCGACTGGGCGTGGCGCAAGCCGAAACTCATGGAGACCGCCCGCAAGATTCGCCGTCAGTGGCTTAAGGACTACGTGGCGTTTCCTGCCCTGGCCGCACCACTCGGAGCACCATCGGCGGTGGCCGTGCTCAGTGGCAACGCAGCCGCGAACCTCATCCGCAATGTGTGGTCCTTCAGCGTGATCTTCTGTGGCCATTTCCCCGATGGCGTCGCCATCTTCGATAAGGCCGACGCCATCGACGAAAGTCGCGGCCATTGGTATCTGCGCCAGATCACCGGCTCGGCCAACTTCACCGGCGGGCGGCTCATGGACATCATGAGCGGCAACCTCAACCATCAGGTCGAACACCACGTGTTCCCCGACATCCCGGCGAATCGCTACGCCGAGGTCGCCCCGAAACTCCGCGAGATCTGCGGCCGCTATGGCCTGCGCTACAACACGGGGTCGATGCCGAAGCAGTTCGCAACGGTGGTCAAAAAGATCTGTCGCCTCGCCCTACCGGGGTAG
- a CDS encoding TetR/AcrR family transcriptional regulator codes for MRRSLTVDADGVVASLANGPVDDDADDTTTRILDAAAELYATIGPRRCSVEDIAERSGLGRTTIYRRFDGRQQILEAVIGREVRRFFASILAPTAGLHRFNDVVVESFVHGLASSETSLLAAMVRSEPELLALLTIDGGAIIDAAREFLLDLAAQAGVGSDADTTATLVEVLVRLAISLVLTPSATFPLDDPDTARAALHRVLDPILAALAP; via the coding sequence ATGCGTCGTAGCCTCACGGTCGACGCGGACGGGGTCGTCGCTTCCCTCGCCAACGGCCCGGTCGACGACGATGCGGACGACACGACGACGCGCATCCTCGACGCCGCCGCCGAGCTGTACGCCACCATCGGGCCGCGCCGGTGCAGCGTCGAGGACATCGCCGAACGCAGCGGGCTCGGGCGCACCACCATCTATCGCCGTTTCGATGGGCGCCAGCAGATCCTCGAGGCGGTCATCGGCCGCGAGGTTCGCCGGTTCTTCGCATCCATCCTCGCCCCGACGGCGGGCTTGCATCGCTTCAACGACGTCGTGGTCGAGTCGTTCGTACACGGCCTCGCATCGAGCGAGACGTCGTTGCTCGCCGCGATGGTTCGCTCCGAGCCGGAGCTCTTGGCACTGTTGACCATCGACGGGGGCGCGATCATCGACGCCGCCCGCGAGTTCCTCCTCGACCTCGCCGCTCAGGCGGGCGTCGGCAGCGACGCCGACACGACCGCTACGCTCGTCGAGGTGCTCGTGCGCCTGGCCATCTCGCTGGTGCTCACGCCATCCGCGACCTTCCCCCTCGACGACCCTGACACCGCCCGCGCCGCGCTGCACCGGGTGCTCGATCCGATCCTCGCCGCGCTCGCCCCCTGA